A stretch of Spirosoma oryzicola DNA encodes these proteins:
- a CDS encoding Smr/MutS family protein codes for MNIGDRVRLLRAKEQGVISRFLPGDMIEIEIEDGFRIPVMRSELVPVSPLESERLLKTSAYAPQKTVAPSAPAILANQGIYLAFVPVNDREYTLHLINNTDWEFPYTLGEESAGVGSGVQFRGLHSGLLKPKTQQKMNDLYQHAKFEEWPTFVVQGLWFRAGKSSLRTPLLKRFKARAATFFKNKVTVPVLNQTGFQTQLDAEAINANPADSGQPATATKPQKTTTIQPEDLKAEMLKSKSELGGISVERPSSVVDLHIDALLPNGSDKRTPADLLTLQLTTFEKSLENAIASGMHDITFIHGVGSGALRTELHKRLSKHPNVKFYEDAQKQKFGYGATKVTIK; via the coding sequence ATGAATATAGGTGATCGAGTTCGTCTGCTTCGGGCGAAAGAACAGGGTGTTATATCGCGCTTCTTACCCGGCGATATGATCGAAATAGAAATTGAGGATGGGTTCCGGATTCCCGTGATGCGGTCGGAGTTGGTACCGGTTTCGCCATTGGAATCGGAGCGGTTATTAAAAACCAGCGCTTACGCCCCACAAAAAACGGTAGCACCATCGGCACCAGCCATTTTGGCCAATCAGGGCATTTATCTGGCATTCGTCCCCGTCAACGATCGTGAATATACACTTCACTTGATTAACAACACGGATTGGGAATTTCCTTACACGCTGGGCGAAGAATCGGCGGGCGTTGGTAGTGGTGTGCAGTTTCGGGGTTTGCACAGTGGTCTGCTGAAACCAAAGACGCAGCAAAAAATGAATGACCTGTACCAGCACGCCAAGTTTGAAGAATGGCCGACGTTTGTGGTTCAGGGACTTTGGTTTCGGGCCGGAAAATCGTCGCTCCGTACCCCACTGCTCAAACGCTTCAAAGCGCGGGCTGCTACATTTTTTAAGAACAAAGTAACCGTTCCGGTGCTGAATCAAACCGGTTTTCAGACGCAACTGGATGCCGAAGCCATAAACGCAAATCCGGCTGATTCAGGACAACCCGCAACGGCTACTAAGCCGCAGAAAACGACGACCATTCAGCCCGAAGACCTTAAAGCGGAAATGCTTAAGTCGAAATCGGAGTTGGGAGGCATATCGGTCGAGCGCCCATCGTCGGTAGTTGACCTGCATATTGACGCGTTACTGCCGAATGGTTCGGACAAACGAACACCCGCCGATCTGCTGACGCTTCAACTCACTACGTTCGAAAAATCGCTTGAAAACGCCATTGCCAGCGGCATGCACGATATTACATTTATTCACGGCGTTGGAAGCGGAGCATTGCGGACAGAACTGCACAAACGGCTGAGTAAACATCCGAACGTGAAATTTTATGAAGACGCCCAGAAACAGAAGTTCGGTTATGGGGCGACAAAGGTTACCATTAAGTAA
- a CDS encoding helix-turn-helix domain-containing protein gives MSPTVNEKLDLATNFVLHTNRNIFLTGKAGTGKTTFLHQIKQSNVKRLAVVAPTGVAAINAGGVTIHSLFQLPFGPLVPGSTQRENRKFNREKINLLRTLDLLVIDEISMVRADVLDGIDEVLRRYRYNSAPFGGVQLLLIGDMQQLPPVIRDDDWALLSPHYDTGYFFGSKALQQTPYVSIELTHIYRQADERFISILNSIREKSITRTQLDELNQHYVPDFQPHDDEGYITLSTHNTTAQQINNQKLASLKAKLRTFTATVEGDFPNHAYPTEADLDLKVGAQVMFIKNDISRDKLFYNGKIGQVTAMEEDVIFVRSHGEEIAVYPADWTNIRYSLDAETKEIKAEPIGKFTQFPLKLAWAITIHKSQGLTFEKAIIDASGAFAHGQVYVALSRCKSLDGLVLRTPIPSSSIKTEQMLEDFHDQVQQQTPTEQHLEESKRTNQEYLLRELFSFERANSFAYRCRRIINQHLDSFPSELLLGLTQLADSLRTKASEIANRFQQQLSGYFASDMLPERNEPLQERIRKASAYFRTLLADELLPIIYQCPTDCDNKQVRESMLDMLDELEKELFSKLRSFENSLNGFEALAYLQARNRAELDFIPERRKFEPQPSEAAVSESSRGSLYSALMKWRNGLAGEHNTSTYMVLPQKTVVELARIRPTTTDELLRIKGFGKTKVKQIGADVLAIIRTYTDRSELPAKPPKPQKAAKVKEPKEPKVPTTTVTLTLFQSGKTVADIATERSLSVSTVEGHLAKCITAGELSIDELLPADRIRMIRSYLESNQPETLGEALEAIGNDVTYTELRFVRNAMQVEGYQ, from the coding sequence ATGTCACCTACCGTAAACGAAAAGCTAGACCTTGCCACGAATTTTGTTCTTCACACGAACCGGAATATTTTTCTGACCGGAAAAGCCGGGACGGGAAAGACAACGTTTTTGCACCAGATCAAACAGTCGAATGTCAAACGACTGGCCGTGGTGGCTCCCACGGGCGTAGCAGCTATCAATGCCGGGGGCGTCACCATTCACTCGTTGTTTCAGCTACCCTTTGGGCCGCTGGTACCGGGTTCGACGCAGCGCGAAAACCGTAAATTTAACCGCGAGAAAATCAATCTGCTCCGTACTCTCGATTTGCTGGTGATCGATGAGATTAGTATGGTCCGGGCCGATGTGCTCGATGGTATTGACGAGGTACTCCGGCGGTATCGGTATAACTCCGCACCGTTTGGTGGTGTTCAGTTGTTGCTTATTGGCGACATGCAGCAGCTCCCTCCCGTTATCCGCGACGATGACTGGGCCTTGCTGAGTCCTCATTACGATACGGGCTATTTCTTTGGCAGCAAAGCGCTGCAACAAACGCCCTACGTGTCGATCGAACTGACGCACATCTACCGGCAAGCCGATGAACGCTTTATTTCGATTTTAAACAGCATTCGGGAAAAATCCATAACGAGAACGCAACTGGACGAACTAAACCAGCATTACGTCCCCGATTTTCAGCCGCACGACGACGAAGGCTATATTACGCTATCAACGCATAACACGACAGCGCAGCAGATCAATAACCAGAAGTTAGCGTCCCTGAAGGCCAAACTCCGTACGTTTACCGCTACCGTCGAGGGCGATTTTCCGAACCATGCTTATCCGACCGAAGCTGATCTTGACCTGAAAGTTGGCGCACAGGTTATGTTCATCAAAAACGATATTTCCCGTGACAAACTGTTTTACAACGGTAAGATCGGGCAGGTAACGGCGATGGAAGAGGATGTCATTTTCGTGCGAAGTCACGGCGAAGAGATAGCTGTGTATCCCGCTGACTGGACCAATATTCGCTACAGCCTGGATGCGGAGACAAAGGAGATTAAAGCGGAACCCATCGGTAAGTTCACGCAGTTTCCGCTCAAACTCGCCTGGGCTATTACCATTCACAAAAGCCAGGGACTGACCTTCGAGAAAGCGATTATTGATGCGTCGGGAGCGTTTGCCCACGGTCAAGTGTACGTGGCGCTGAGCCGATGCAAAAGCCTGGACGGTCTCGTATTGCGAACGCCTATCCCCTCCTCCAGCATTAAAACCGAACAAATGCTGGAAGATTTCCACGATCAGGTACAGCAACAAACGCCCACCGAACAGCACCTCGAAGAATCAAAACGGACTAATCAGGAGTATTTGCTTCGCGAGTTGTTTTCGTTTGAACGGGCTAATTCGTTCGCCTACCGCTGTAGACGCATTATCAACCAGCACCTCGACAGTTTTCCCAGTGAACTTCTCTTGGGATTAACCCAACTGGCCGACAGTTTACGCACGAAAGCATCGGAGATTGCGAACCGGTTTCAACAGCAACTTTCGGGTTATTTCGCCAGCGACATGCTTCCCGAACGAAACGAACCGTTGCAAGAACGGATTCGAAAAGCCAGTGCTTATTTCCGAACCTTACTCGCCGACGAGTTGCTGCCGATCATCTATCAATGCCCGACCGACTGCGACAACAAACAGGTCCGCGAAAGTATGCTCGATATGCTCGATGAACTGGAGAAGGAGTTGTTCAGTAAACTGCGCAGTTTCGAAAACAGCCTTAATGGCTTTGAAGCATTGGCGTATTTACAGGCGCGAAACCGGGCCGAACTGGACTTTATCCCCGAACGCCGAAAATTCGAGCCACAGCCATCGGAAGCCGCTGTCAGCGAATCCTCGCGGGGCAGCTTGTACAGCGCCTTGATGAAATGGCGTAACGGATTAGCCGGTGAACACAACACGTCCACCTATATGGTATTGCCCCAGAAAACGGTTGTCGAATTGGCCCGCATTCGTCCGACGACAACGGACGAACTACTTCGTATCAAGGGCTTTGGCAAAACAAAAGTTAAGCAAATTGGCGCTGACGTACTGGCTATTATCCGCACTTACACCGACCGAAGCGAGTTACCGGCCAAACCGCCAAAACCGCAGAAAGCAGCAAAAGTTAAAGAGCCAAAAGAACCGAAAGTTCCTACGACCACGGTTACTCTGACGCTCTTTCAATCGGGTAAAACGGTCGCCGATATTGCTACCGAACGCAGTTTATCCGTTTCGACGGTTGAGGGGCATTTAGCCAAATGCATAACCGCTGGTGAACTGTCCATCGACGAGTTGCTGCCCGCCGACCGCATTCGAATGATCCGCTCGTACCTCGAAAGTAATCAGCCCGAAACGCTGGGCGAAGCTCTGGAAGCCATTGGCAATGACGTCACGTACACCGAACTTCGATTCGTTCGAAACGCGATGCAGGTCGAAGGGTATCAATAA
- a CDS encoding GMC oxidoreductase yields the protein MEIPQLKKAPLTYDVVIVGSGAGGGMAAYMLAKAGAKVVLLEAGGYYDPADPKYITQLKWPWESPRRGASTAARSGGDFDAAWGGWAIDGEPYSAKSGTEFHWFRSRMLGGRTNHWGRISMRFGPDDFRRRSLTGVGDDWPIRYEDLKPFYDRVDRLIGLFGSIENLPNEPDGIFLPPPKPRLHELMVRKGAQSIGIPVIPSRLSILTKPINNERGQCFYCHQCNRGCQAYADFSASSVLCIPAVKTGNVTLINGAMAREVLTDPATGLATGVSYVDTRTLQEITVRAKAVMLGASTCESARILLNSKSARFPNGLANSSGVVGKYLNDSTGASRSGFIPALMDRKRYNEDGVGGMHVFTPWWLDNKKLDFPRGYHIEYGGGMGMPGYGFGGGIEALNGMIPGRDGKQKPGGGYGKGLKDDYRRFYGAYIGMSGRGEPVPLESNYCEIDPDKVDKYGIPALRFHYKWSDYEVKQAKHMQDTFEEIIHAMGGIALGPKPGPDTAHGYGLAAPGRIIHEVGTVRMGSDPQKSALNGYQQAHDVKNLFVVDAAPFVSQGDKNVTWTILASAMRTSEYLIDQVKKRNI from the coding sequence ATGGAAATTCCACAACTTAAGAAGGCTCCGCTCACTTACGATGTAGTCATTGTCGGTTCGGGTGCCGGGGGCGGTATGGCCGCTTATATGTTAGCCAAAGCCGGGGCTAAAGTCGTGTTGCTGGAAGCGGGTGGTTACTACGACCCCGCCGACCCCAAGTACATTACGCAATTGAAATGGCCCTGGGAATCGCCCCGGCGCGGGGCCAGTACGGCGGCTCGCTCCGGCGGTGATTTCGATGCGGCCTGGGGTGGCTGGGCCATTGACGGCGAACCTTACTCCGCAAAATCAGGCACGGAATTTCATTGGTTTCGCTCCCGAATGCTGGGCGGACGCACCAACCACTGGGGACGAATATCTATGCGCTTCGGCCCAGACGATTTTCGGCGTCGCTCGTTAACGGGCGTTGGCGATGACTGGCCTATCCGCTACGAAGACCTCAAGCCTTTCTACGACCGCGTGGACCGATTGATTGGCCTCTTTGGCTCAATCGAGAACTTACCGAATGAACCGGACGGAATCTTTTTACCTCCCCCCAAGCCACGTTTGCACGAGTTGATGGTTCGGAAAGGAGCACAGAGCATTGGGATTCCGGTTATTCCGTCGCGGCTAAGCATTTTGACAAAACCCATTAACAATGAGCGCGGTCAGTGCTTTTACTGTCATCAGTGTAATCGCGGCTGTCAGGCTTACGCCGATTTTTCGGCATCATCCGTACTTTGCATACCAGCCGTCAAGACCGGAAATGTAACGCTGATCAATGGAGCCATGGCGCGTGAAGTGCTCACCGATCCAGCCACAGGACTCGCTACGGGTGTAAGCTACGTAGATACCCGCACGTTGCAGGAAATAACCGTTCGGGCCAAAGCGGTTATGCTTGGGGCTAGTACCTGCGAATCAGCGCGGATTCTGTTGAATTCGAAATCCGCTCGCTTTCCGAATGGGTTGGCCAACAGCAGTGGCGTCGTGGGCAAATACCTGAACGATTCGACAGGGGCCAGCCGCTCCGGCTTTATCCCGGCCTTGATGGATCGCAAACGCTACAATGAAGATGGCGTGGGCGGTATGCACGTCTTTACGCCCTGGTGGCTCGACAACAAGAAACTGGATTTCCCGCGTGGCTATCACATCGAATACGGGGGCGGAATGGGTATGCCGGGTTACGGTTTCGGTGGCGGTATCGAAGCGCTCAACGGTATGATTCCCGGTCGCGATGGTAAACAAAAGCCAGGGGGCGGTTATGGCAAAGGGCTAAAGGACGATTACCGCCGATTCTACGGAGCTTATATCGGTATGTCCGGCCGCGGTGAGCCCGTCCCGCTCGAAAGTAACTACTGCGAGATCGATCCTGACAAAGTGGATAAATACGGTATTCCTGCCCTACGCTTCCATTACAAATGGTCTGATTACGAAGTTAAGCAGGCCAAGCACATGCAGGATACATTCGAAGAAATTATTCATGCAATGGGGGGCATTGCGCTAGGTCCAAAGCCTGGCCCTGATACGGCACACGGGTACGGACTGGCTGCTCCTGGTCGCATCATCCATGAAGTGGGTACCGTACGGATGGGGAGCGATCCACAAAAGTCAGCGCTGAATGGATATCAACAGGCACATGACGTAAAAAATCTATTTGTTGTCGATGCCGCTCCCTTTGTCTCGCAAGGGGACAAGAATGTTACCTGGACTATTCTCGCCAGTGCTATGCGCACGTCGGAGTATCTAATCGATCAGGTGAAAAAGCGAAATATCTAG
- a CDS encoding phosphatidylinositol-specific phospholipase C/glycerophosphodiester phosphodiesterase family protein, which translates to MYFRALLLPLLVFVSTAKAQKIFAHNDYVQPVPFATAYEQRADFIEADVWVQNGKLVVVHDQPTTIAPTLDSLYIKPIAKLFTQYGDKVSPDRDYTFGLMIDVKDDPAVVLPKLIELLQENLSYFNRTANSKAIQVIVSGNRPRIDTYLDYPFLIQFDGRPSEVYDQETLQRVAMISDNFQSYSRWNGIGDIPDVDREKLKRIIKRAHNDNKPIRFWGAPDTPDAWKKLKKLGVDVISTDKVGEAVKEFH; encoded by the coding sequence ATGTATTTCCGTGCCCTGCTACTTCCTTTACTCGTATTTGTATCTACGGCCAAGGCTCAAAAAATTTTCGCTCATAACGACTATGTTCAGCCGGTACCTTTCGCGACAGCCTACGAGCAACGCGCTGACTTTATCGAAGCCGACGTTTGGGTACAGAATGGCAAATTGGTTGTCGTCCACGACCAGCCTACAACTATCGCTCCTACGCTGGATTCCCTGTATATAAAGCCCATCGCCAAACTGTTCACGCAGTACGGCGATAAAGTAAGCCCCGACCGGGATTATACCTTTGGCCTGATGATCGACGTGAAGGACGATCCTGCTGTTGTATTGCCCAAACTAATCGAGCTTTTGCAGGAAAACCTGTCTTATTTTAACCGAACGGCAAACAGCAAGGCTATACAGGTTATCGTCAGTGGTAACCGCCCAAGAATCGACACCTACCTCGATTATCCTTTCCTGATTCAGTTCGATGGCCGGCCTAGTGAAGTATATGATCAGGAAACGTTGCAGCGTGTGGCGATGATTAGCGACAATTTTCAGTCGTATTCCCGCTGGAATGGTATCGGCGACATTCCTGATGTTGATCGCGAGAAACTTAAGCGCATCATCAAGCGAGCCCACAACGACAATAAACCAATACGTTTCTGGGGAGCGCCCGACACGCCCGATGCTTGGAAGAAACTAAAGAAGCTCGGCGTTGACGTGATCAGTACGGACAAAGTAGGCGAAGCGGTGAAGGAATTCCACTGA
- a CDS encoding VWA domain-containing protein, whose translation MRSDVIFQSSPWWILVCLLVGAAYAFAMYQPLPRLAGSGATVGGFDKRTTYGLAALRFVIVSFLCFLLLNPLIRGIRTITEKPKVVLAVDNSESLTAAGRPALNRALTSLQTLRQQLTEKGLDVSVRTFADTVSEADLTQIPFTQRTSNLSGLLSGIRSDYEGRNLTDVVLVSDGIFNQGLSPTFGQYPFAVQTVGLGDTVAKKDIQLKGIIANRIAYLGNQFPVQAEIVSNGFQGRSAAVVLRQNGRELGRQSINFGKNDTFNQVTFQTTATQKGVQHYVVEVLPQPGEFTTQNNRQDVYLDVIDGKEKVLLLALSPHPDVKALRNILERNQNYELDVRILTGTPAEATPPADKTYDLIILHQIPDNGGLGNALVQKYLAKNTPVLFVLGNQSSLGPFNTSNPVVQVVAQPNQSDKVTGVFNGEFKQLNFDPAKLELLSKLPPMAVPYGEFRLQPGSEVVLWQQVGNVRTTKPLLALNVTAPRKTAVLAGEGLWSWRLEEYALTDKQDVVDELVQKVIQLISVKEDRRKLRVYPIRDEFVAGEKVIFETELYNDIYERLYDKPVKLDITDEKGVTRSYNYTPTETNSRFEISRLPQGAYRFRASVTVNNRPEQSSGQFVVRDLQLEALNTTADHGMLRQLAQQTGGHFYGPAQVDNLVRDLTARSHPARLSSTEEMNEIINWRWLFFVVLILASVEWGLRKFYGGY comes from the coding sequence ATGCGCTCCGACGTTATTTTTCAATCTTCACCCTGGTGGATTTTAGTGTGCCTGCTCGTTGGAGCGGCTTACGCGTTTGCGATGTACCAGCCCTTGCCCCGGTTAGCGGGTAGTGGGGCCACAGTCGGTGGGTTTGACAAGCGAACAACGTATGGCCTGGCCGCTTTACGGTTTGTGATCGTAAGCTTTCTGTGCTTTCTGTTGCTTAATCCGCTTATCCGCGGTATACGCACGATCACGGAAAAACCCAAGGTAGTACTGGCGGTTGATAACTCGGAGTCGCTCACGGCGGCTGGTCGGCCTGCGCTGAACCGGGCGTTGACGAGCCTGCAAACCTTACGGCAGCAATTGACCGAAAAGGGCCTCGACGTGTCGGTGCGAACGTTTGCCGATACCGTTTCTGAAGCTGATCTAACCCAAATTCCATTCACGCAACGGACATCCAATCTGTCGGGTTTGTTGTCGGGCATTCGGTCCGATTACGAAGGGCGCAATTTAACGGATGTGGTGCTGGTGTCGGATGGTATTTTCAATCAGGGCTTATCGCCGACGTTCGGTCAGTACCCATTTGCCGTTCAAACGGTTGGGTTGGGTGATACGGTGGCCAAGAAGGATATTCAGCTAAAAGGCATTATCGCCAATCGCATTGCGTATCTGGGGAATCAGTTTCCGGTACAGGCCGAAATCGTTAGTAACGGTTTCCAAGGACGTAGTGCTGCCGTTGTCCTGCGTCAGAACGGACGGGAACTAGGTCGGCAATCAATCAATTTTGGTAAGAACGACACGTTTAATCAGGTAACTTTCCAAACGACGGCTACGCAAAAAGGGGTACAGCATTATGTGGTGGAGGTGCTACCGCAGCCGGGCGAATTCACTACGCAGAATAACCGTCAGGACGTGTATCTGGACGTTATCGATGGGAAAGAAAAAGTACTCCTGCTGGCCCTGTCACCCCACCCCGACGTTAAAGCGTTGCGGAACATCCTGGAGCGTAATCAGAACTACGAACTTGACGTACGCATTCTGACCGGTACACCCGCCGAAGCGACGCCACCCGCCGATAAAACCTACGATCTGATCATCCTGCACCAGATTCCGGATAATGGGGGATTGGGCAATGCACTCGTTCAAAAATATTTGGCTAAGAATACGCCGGTGCTTTTTGTGTTGGGTAATCAATCGTCGCTGGGGCCGTTCAACACGTCGAATCCGGTTGTACAGGTAGTGGCTCAACCGAACCAGAGCGACAAAGTAACGGGCGTTTTCAACGGCGAATTTAAGCAACTGAATTTTGATCCGGCAAAGCTGGAACTGTTAAGCAAGCTGCCACCTATGGCCGTTCCGTACGGTGAGTTTCGCCTTCAGCCGGGAAGCGAAGTGGTGTTGTGGCAGCAGGTCGGTAATGTTCGTACCACAAAACCATTGTTGGCCCTAAACGTAACCGCACCCCGCAAAACGGCTGTTCTGGCGGGCGAAGGTTTGTGGTCGTGGCGGCTCGAAGAATACGCGCTGACCGACAAACAGGACGTTGTTGATGAGTTGGTTCAAAAGGTAATTCAACTGATCTCCGTCAAAGAAGATCGCCGGAAATTGCGAGTCTATCCAATCCGTGATGAGTTTGTAGCAGGAGAGAAGGTCATTTTCGAAACTGAACTTTACAACGACATCTACGAACGACTCTACGATAAACCCGTTAAACTCGATATTACCGACGAAAAAGGCGTAACCCGTTCGTACAACTATACGCCCACCGAGACAAACAGCCGTTTTGAGATCAGCCGTTTGCCCCAGGGCGCTTATCGCTTCCGGGCTAGCGTGACGGTCAACAACCGGCCTGAGCAATCATCCGGTCAGTTTGTGGTGCGTGACCTTCAGCTCGAAGCCCTGAATACAACCGCCGATCACGGAATGCTTCGTCAGCTCGCTCAACAGACGGGTGGACATTTTTACGGACCCGCTCAGGTAGACAACCTCGTGCGTGACCTGACCGCCCGCTCACACCCAGCCCGGCTCAGTAGTACCGAGGAAATGAACGAAATCATCAACTGGCGCTGGCTGTTCTTTGTTGTGCTGATTCTAGCATCGGTTGAATGGGGATTACGTAAATTCTACGGCGGTTATTGA
- the fabG gene encoding 3-oxoacyl-[acyl-carrier-protein] reductase, translating to MDLLKGKVALITGASRGIGRAMAVKFAQEGATVAFTYLSSVEKGQALEEELRAFGGDVKGYRSDASDHKAAEELISQVVADFGKIDVLINNAGITKDGLLMRMSEEQWDSVINVNLKSVFNLTKAAIKPMMKAKSGSIINLTSVVGIRGNAGQANYAASKAGIIGFTKSVALELGSRNIRSNAIAPGFIETEMTGEINEKALEEWKQQIPMKRGGQPDEVADCAVFLASDLSRYITGQVLQVDGGMLT from the coding sequence ATGGATTTACTGAAAGGAAAAGTTGCGCTAATTACCGGTGCGTCTCGTGGAATCGGGCGGGCGATGGCGGTTAAATTCGCTCAAGAGGGGGCCACCGTAGCGTTTACGTATTTGTCGAGTGTTGAAAAAGGACAAGCGCTGGAAGAAGAACTCCGGGCGTTCGGGGGCGACGTAAAAGGGTATCGCTCCGATGCGTCGGACCACAAAGCTGCCGAAGAACTAATCAGCCAGGTGGTAGCGGATTTTGGCAAGATTGATGTACTCATCAACAATGCGGGTATCACCAAAGACGGATTGCTGATGCGCATGTCGGAAGAACAATGGGACAGCGTTATCAACGTTAATTTAAAGTCTGTCTTTAATTTAACCAAAGCGGCCATTAAACCAATGATGAAGGCTAAGTCAGGGTCGATCATTAACCTGACATCCGTGGTTGGTATTCGGGGTAATGCTGGACAGGCCAACTATGCCGCGTCAAAAGCGGGTATTATCGGTTTTACTAAATCGGTCGCGCTTGAATTGGGGTCACGGAATATCCGGTCCAATGCCATCGCACCGGGCTTTATCGAAACCGAAATGACCGGCGAAATCAATGAAAAGGCGCTGGAAGAATGGAAGCAGCAGATTCCGATGAAGCGTGGGGGGCAACCCGACGAAGTCGCCGACTGCGCTGTTTTTCTGGCCTCCGACCTATCCCGCTACATCACCGGCCAGGTGCTGCAAGTGGATGGGGGAATGCTTACTTAA